From Calothrix sp. PCC 6303, a single genomic window includes:
- a CDS encoding M48 family metalloprotease: MKFRNAKGNLAVITIMMLFCLSVFSYGIYASYYGLQLFQQGAFNFIIGLFFLGCVGVPSIYWVVSTIYRYFAAVPSYINQRQIRVINPHLLHEKGLYFETEKSLCAAVKELAKAEGLPTTPVVGIELCDDNPNAYAVGATRSYAMVVATTGLINQLNQREVAAVMAHELGHIANLDTMAKTLLSAALDGVMLILFTPMMMIVWYFGRFAALLMLAAGLIYGLLGNWQHATGFFVGVLVWIILMMLPMITKFLVTLLTFWHSRWREYHADAVAARLTSVDDMVSALATLDRLPFQPPKKNREQMSTLWIRVAMNEETGTFHWLKHTHPPIHKRIEALRRGLYLR, from the coding sequence ATGAAATTTAGAAATGCTAAAGGCAATCTCGCTGTTATTACAATCATGATGTTGTTTTGTTTAAGTGTGTTTAGTTATGGAATATATGCAAGTTATTATGGATTGCAATTATTTCAGCAAGGTGCTTTCAATTTTATTATTGGTCTATTCTTTTTAGGTTGCGTTGGGGTACCGAGTATTTACTGGGTAGTGTCAACAATTTATAGGTATTTTGCGGCTGTACCTTCTTATATTAACCAAAGACAAATACGAGTAATTAATCCTCATTTATTACATGAAAAAGGGTTATATTTTGAGACTGAGAAATCCTTATGTGCGGCAGTCAAAGAGTTAGCAAAAGCCGAAGGATTACCCACAACTCCAGTGGTGGGAATCGAATTATGCGATGATAATCCGAATGCCTATGCGGTTGGTGCAACTCGCTCTTATGCGATGGTGGTTGCAACTACTGGTTTGATTAATCAACTAAATCAACGAGAAGTTGCTGCTGTGATGGCACATGAATTAGGGCATATTGCCAACTTAGATACGATGGCAAAAACTTTGCTTTCAGCGGCTTTGGATGGTGTGATGTTGATACTTTTTACGCCAATGATGATGATTGTATGGTATTTTGGCAGATTTGCGGCTTTGTTAATGCTAGCTGCTGGTTTAATTTATGGATTGTTAGGTAATTGGCAACATGCAACAGGCTTTTTTGTAGGTGTGTTGGTTTGGATTATTTTAATGATGTTGCCGATGATTACAAAATTTCTCGTCACATTATTAACTTTTTGGCATAGTCGTTGGCGAGAATATCATGCTGATGCGGTTGCTGCGAGATTAACAAGTGTTGATGATATGGTATCAGCATTGGCAACTCTTGACCGTTTACCTTTTCAACCACCGAAGAAGAATAGAGAGCAAATGTCTACTTTATGGATTCGGGTAGCGATGAATGAAGAAACAGGGACTTTTCACTGGTTGAAACATACACATCCACCAATTCATAAAAGAATTGAAGCTTTGAGACGTGGATTATATTTGAGATGA
- a CDS encoding IS630 family transposase (programmed frameshift), whose protein sequence is MGARLRIFLTREQDKTLLQLRTAEVPQKVKDRAEIIRLNAHGWYVEKIAAHFNLTQQTVREVLHSWKNKGLEGLWELPGRGGKSKWQEEDIIFLEECLKNEPRTYNSLQLAQKLERDRSIKLSPDRLRRVLKKGVNWKRARKSHKGKQNPIARANKQADLDMLELSAASGEIDLKYLDESGFCVWSEPGYTYYFKGEQKRLEQTQRRGRRLSIIGFLQPLISFVYGLVIGAVSRKSYIEMMEIEATEAQRTGRIRVIVQDNGSIHRCKEVQKLWSKWENMGLYIFFLPAYCSEMNPIELEWQHLKKDELRGQTFDDELDLAYAVIDGVKARGEKSNYSTRRIKFDSSRSG, encoded by the exons ATGGGCGCTCGTTTAAGGATATTCTTGACTCGTGAGCAAGACAAAACCCTGTTACAGCTAAGAACTGCGGAAGTACCACAGAAAGTAAAAGATCGAGCAGAAATAATTAGGCTAAATGCACATGGCTGGTATGTAGAAAAAATAGCTGCTCACTTTAATTTGACTCAACAAACGGTAAGAGAGGTTTTACACAGCTGGAAAAACAAAGGTCTAGAAGGACTTTGGGAACTACCTGGTCGAGGGGGAAAGTCAAAATGGCAAGAAGAAGACATCATATTTTTGGAAGAATGCCTGAAAAACGAACCGCGTACATACAATAGCCTTCAACTCGCACAAAAATTAGAACGCGATCGCTCAATTAAACTGAGTCCCGACAGATTAAGGCGGGTGCTC AAAAAGGGGGTCAATTGGAAGCGAGCAAGGAAGAGTCACAAAGGCAAGCAAAACCCGATAGCACGAGCAAACAAACAAGCAGACCTAGATATGTTGGAATTATCTGCTGCGTCTGGAGAAATAGACCTAAAGTATCTAGATGAATCAGGATTTTGTGTATGGAGCGAACCAGGTTACACTTATTACTTCAAAGGTGAGCAAAAACGTTTAGAGCAAACCCAGCGTCGTGGACGGAGATTAAGTATTATCGGCTTTCTTCAACCTTTAATCAGCTTTGTTTACGGTCTGGTGATTGGTGCTGTTAGTCGTAAATCTTACATCGAGATGATGGAAATAGAAGCAACTGAAGCTCAAAGAACGGGGCGCATTAGGGTAATTGTGCAGGATAACGGATCGATACACCGATGTAAAGAAGTGCAAAAGCTATGGTCCAAGTGGGAAAACATGGGTTTGTACATCTTTTTTCTGCCCGCATACTGCTCCGAGATGAACCCAATTGAATTAGAGTGGCAGCACCTAAAAAAAGACGAACTACGTGGGCAAACATTTGATGACGAGTTAGACCTCGCTTACGCCGTGATTGATGGCGTTAAAGCTAGAGGGGAAAAAAGTAACTACAGTACAAGACGTATTAAATTTGACTCTAGTCGCTCTGGTTAA
- a CDS encoding DUF4351 domain-containing protein codes for MTRFPHDEFAKGFLESLLSPFGKVQTSFKIGSEVREVDIYFQPNPQVESDLALGLLGKLAKNSLIFEPFRNPVKTQQIRFCMGKLYDLHADLFRESKRNKQPEPKDSELPCLWILTPTLSEAILDGYGAKLAPEFTPAGVYLVNPSYKFGIVVIHQLQKTPETLWFRLLGKGNVQSEAIVEVAKLPENHPCRQNALDWLGNLKVILESREVLEPEERDLMMQLSPLYLEKIRAAESLGRQEGQCELLLRLLNRRVGSLSPEMQDQVKALTLARLEELGEALLDFTSLTDLETWLNQLH; via the coding sequence ATGACTCGATTTCCTCATGATGAATTTGCCAAGGGTTTCTTGGAGTCTTTGTTATCACCTTTCGGGAAGGTTCAAACTTCTTTTAAAATCGGTTCTGAGGTCAGGGAAGTTGATATTTACTTTCAACCAAATCCTCAAGTAGAATCTGATTTGGCTTTGGGACTGTTGGGGAAATTAGCGAAAAATAGTCTTATTTTTGAGCCTTTTCGGAACCCAGTTAAAACTCAGCAAATCCGCTTTTGTATGGGGAAACTATACGATTTACATGCCGATTTGTTTCGAGAGTCCAAAAGAAATAAACAACCAGAGCCAAAAGATTCTGAACTACCGTGCTTGTGGATTTTAACTCCAACACTCTCTGAGGCAATTTTAGACGGATATGGTGCAAAATTAGCTCCAGAATTCACGCCAGCAGGTGTGTATTTAGTCAACCCAAGTTATAAATTCGGAATTGTTGTAATTCATCAGTTACAAAAAACGCCAGAAACTTTATGGTTTAGATTGCTGGGTAAGGGAAATGTTCAATCTGAGGCTATTGTTGAAGTTGCCAAGTTACCTGAAAATCATCCTTGCCGCCAAAATGCATTAGATTGGTTGGGAAATTTAAAGGTTATATTAGAGTCAAGGGAAGTTTTGGAGCCAGAAGAGAGGGATTTGATGATGCAATTATCACCTTTATACTTGGAAAAAATTCGCGCAGCAGAATCACTTGGTCGTCAGGAGGGACAATGTGAGCTTTTGCTTCGGTTGTTGAATCGACGGGTGGGAAGCTTATCCCCTGAGATGCAGGATCAGGTTAAGGCTTTGACTTTAGCACGACTGGAGGAATTAGGCGAGGCTCTATTAGATTTTACTAGTTTAACAGATTTAGAAACTTGGTTGAATCAATTACATTAG